The sequence CCACCATTCATTAGAGCTTAAAACATCATACAATGCAAGATGATGAACTAGTAAagaacatagctcaagctaagagtgctagttttgtccttttgattcTTAATTTATTGTTTTGACTCCAAACTCACTATGAAAACATCTTAAACACTACCAATACATAACTTGAAATTTAtattaggggtgtgcaaaaattgaACCGACAGATAAataaccgataaaaatgttattggtttattattattgtgttattGGGTTAACAGTTTGTTAAtggtttcataaaaaaaattattgggttattgattcggtttgattttttcttattgggttattgggtaaaccgataacccaataagaatatatatatatatatatatatatatacatatatatatatatatgtatgtatgacttattatatatttctcttaatttctctttaatttttaccAATTAACAaatctattatttcaattatacaaactcttaatttctcctaacaacatttagttcaaacttgaagattcttgtaaattaaaacacattatgtaggatttttagttgcaactaagattcaatttttttcatgttagttactattatttctattttatgagtattttcttatcggttaaatcgaaaactGAACCGTTAATGACTATAAGCcgataaatcaaaaatcgataaaaaatatcttattgatttggttattggttaagaatatttaaaaaccaaaaatcaataaatcgaaccaataatatataaaatcgaaccgaaccgaccgatgcacacccctaatttatatgctcaattatatcattaatcaCTCATCAAACACACGAGAAATCCTTAGAACTAAGCTAAACAAGGTCGGATAACCATatttaggtgcataaatccacctaagttCATGACTAATATGACCTCCGCTATTTGCAAACCGATCACTAGAGGTAGATTTGAACTGAAGCAGAACCAACTTTTGCATAGTAGTGGTCAGTTCACCAGGTTATCGCACAAAGATCCACAGGTTCACTTGTAGAACTTCTTGGAAATTAGTGACATATTCATCCTTACCGGAGTGTCCACTGATTATGTGGGACTGACACTCTTCCCCTTCTCACTTTTGGGGAGGAAAAAAGTGGTTGAACGCCGATCCAACAGGTTCTACCACTACATGGGATgacttggcccaaaaattcctcatcCATTTCTTTCCATCTGGAAAGACTGTAAGATTACGCAGTGAGATTTTGAGGTTCAAGTAGAAGTTAGATGAGAACCCAATCATGATTAGGAGAGATGCAAGTCTCTTGTTTGAGACTGTCCACATCATcaacagtctaatgaggtattagctcacaccATTGTTGAATCCCttgaccataacatgaaatttttcTAGATTAAGCTATAGGTGGTCAGTCTTTAGAAAAGACCTATGATGAGATCTATACCTTGTTAAACCATATTGATCAAGGTAATCCAGACTGACATGGTGACATGTCCAGAAGCTCAGTGAAAAAGGTTACGGGCATGATTGAAGTTGATAGTATCAAAGCCTTAGCCACTCAATTGTCATCTATACAAAATCAGATGATGACTCAATTGAGCAAATTAGGTATGGACCAATCACTGGCTTAAGTAAATTCAATGCATCAGACTCCAGgttggtgtgagatttgtggcAATAGTGGCCACTCTGCAGACTTGTGTGGTGAAAATCCAGAATTGGTAAACTTTGTTGGCAGTGTTCAAAAGCCAAACTATGGTAATACCTACAACCATAAGTGAAAGACTCAACTAAATTATTCATAGGGAAATAATTAGAATCAATAGTGTCAgtaaaaacacaacacaaagtCTAGTAACATTGAGGAAACtttgtgtcacgacccgatttacaggtcatgatggcacctactatatccctccaataggtaagccaataccataatCCATAGCTAAtacaatgggttaatttggtagaAAATGCGCATCATAGGGCAAAATCAagttataatataaataaagtgttctaaatagataaacaatcatcataatataccaaTTCCACGACCTGATAGAGCCAGTACAAAAGCATTTAATGTCAATAATACAACCCcaaagacttagaatatattcGATACATTTATctcaaatactaaaactgaatgatGTAAAAGATAGAGGGAAAATAAGTGACTCAAATTCCATgagcttaccctatctccgaAAATCAATCATTGCATGACAAACGATCAACGACGACAACTAGTACTAAGATTTGcataaaaaaggtacaaaagtatagtctgagtaccaaaacaacgggtactcagtaagcatcactagccgactgagctaagtcatgatataaagatgatataatgcaagataaacataactaagtcaagatacagaatcaaacctgaattatctccatcatcactgtatataataagtaattaaaataaaataacaacataacgtaaggcatcaacacataccAATATCACTGTACATACGAATTAGACAATTCAgaataataatgtatcataaAGCGTCAACGCAAGCAATCATAAGTACAAAGTTGGATCCCATATGCCAACTGGTGcgtaaagtaaagaactcatcataacgtcccataccactggagagtacacccaagaaaaatataaaggaatCTAATCAACAGTATATCCAAACTCTATCATAATTCAACCGTTATTCCACACTTACTATCAATCTATCAATTTATCAACattccacaattatcatcaatcGAAAGTTCACCAACCTTCCTCGattatcatcaacattcataatTAAGCAACATATGACAATATATTTATAACCATAACAATAACATCATTTAGACAATTATATCCTCGATATGTATTATTAGCTCTTTATTAGCTAGCCAATGCTTATTTACTAATCCAATTacttactagtcatcatataacctctaattgTTATTTATCTACTATCACCACATAATCACTATTCATGGGTCAACAACTAGTTATTCTTCACCAACTAGTCAATACCTAGCACATAGCCAAAATTCATCACTAAGCCATATTTatcaactagccaatatttattTCTAGCTGTCACAAGCTCACTAATCACCATTGGTCCAATTATCGCTAATCACCAATTATTAACTATTCAATTTATTGACTAAACACCATTTAGTAACTAGCATTACTAATCCAGAAATCCTCATTTTGCAACTAGTCACCAGTATCGACtaaatcattattatcaactaatcatcattgTTATAAGTCTTTATTTAAGCTAAACATTATAATAACTTAATCATATTATTACCAGTTGTCAATACCACTAGTCCTCATTATTGCTAAGGTTCAACTATCCATAAGTCATTATTAACCTCTTAATTAATATTCACCACTAATCATCTTTTCAACCTTAAATCAACAATCATACCACTTTATACCTTTATCACTAGAAAACTATGACCGACATCTCTAATATCAACATTATACCCAACTACACATGatcataaataacatataatagcCATACATATGGCTATATGGACTTGAATTGGTAGATGTActcataggcacatcaataatcatcctCCGTCTTTGCTGGATTTATATAcgtatcatcatatcatcctccggccttgacgggtatcatcatattaccataatatcctctggacttgtcgggtatcatcataatatctttcgAACATATCGAGTATCATCATGTATTGATAATATCCTCTGACCTTGtcgagcatcatcatatcatcataatatcttctgACCATGTTGgctataatcatatcataataatatcctATGGCCTtgtcgagcatcatcataatatccacattaatatcaataataaagaacaagtcctataagggctaaagtaaaggaaaagcccCACTAGAGCTAAAGAAAAGAACAATCCcaatgagggctaaagtaaataaacataaaaagagaaggaagaagagAATACCTCTATATTTTCTCGTTCATCATTAATGTCACATTatcaataagtatatatatatatatatatatatatatatatatgtaacatgaATGTTATAAGTGATGAGTCAATAATCTAGTCCATTAGACCATGACATTAACCATAAGCATTATCATAAGTAATGGCCCATAAGTAACCTATTCATTGGCTTCACCTTCTTTAGTAATATTTCAGGTTTTAGTAGAAGATCCCATATCTATAGAAGGCTTTAGTAGGTCCATCACCCACCATTAGCATAAAGAAAGTTTATCACTAACTTGGGTAATATCAAATCCATGGCATACTCTATAGCTTATTTATAGCATAGTTGATATTGTACTTTATGGCTTAGGCTATGTTATAGTCAAGGGCCCATTCAATAAGGTGTTCGTTTTCCTAATCAAGAGCCAAGCAATGGCCTAATCACTAGCTCGAGTAATAGCCACATCCATGGCTTGATTAATAACATGGTCATGGGCTTCTTTAATAACATAAACAATAGCTCATTATGGTATCATCAATAAATTTAGTACCACGGTTTCTCAATATTGCCTCAAGGGGCATTTTCTAGGCATTTTATAAGTACCTATAGGTTTCGCAAGGACTACCTTAATCTTGGCTTAAGATGGGTCAAGTCCTACTTTTAAATCCCCCAATATACCTTCTAGTTTCATTTCTACCTCAGGCTAGGCTAACGTATCTAATTAAATCCTTAGATGTATACCAAGCCCCAATTAAGTCTAAGGCAGTGATCCTACTCAAATACGATCACTAAGTCCAAGGCCAATATTGCCCTAAGCATGAGTGATAAGGTCACTTCTATCTAACTAGAGTACTTTTAAACATTCTCATGATAAACATGAGACATTAATTCTAATCCATTAAGGTTTAAGACAAAAAGCTAGGCATTTCACTATATGGGTCTAAATGACCTAAAAGATCCAACTAACCACAAGTCTTGCATAATCATCAAACCAATACCTAAAACCCCTCCcaatataacaagatatcataattatactatgacaAATTTCATTCTAATAAGggataaacctaacctacctcaaatctgAAGAATGCTCATCAATTCGCTAAACCTTTGCTTTCCCCTTTTGAGAAGCCTCTTAAATAtttcaaactatcaaaaacatAACCTACTCATCAATACGAACATAATGAtctccatattgcaccattgtgctttgggtctaaaaatTATGTCAGAACCCCATATGGGTTCCACTCACGCAAAAATATATTTTCGAGGCCAACCCATCATGATATCAAGCTCATGGAATCAAACCCCTCAAAAAAGGGTGAAAACTAAGCTAggtttgggctaaaatcaagccctaaaggaTTTGGGGCTTTGGTAAAAAATTCAAGGAATTCAAGCATGAAATTGAAGGATCGTCACCTTAAATCCGatattaatcatgaaaatatattttaaccaAGTGCTTAAGACACACTCAAGACTCAATTTGAGTTTAGCACACTATATTAGGGTTTTTAGGTCTTAAAGAAGAGTAAGAAATGCCCAAAATGCGACCTAAAGGGTCTTTAAATACCCATCTCAAGTACTCAAGTGTGGCTATCGCCACTCATGGATGGTAATTGCACAAGGACGATCACAGTGCCTTGATAGTGATTGAAATAAGATGATTATGATGCCATTTGTATGATCGCACAAGTCTCAGCACCagcaaacttagaaaattctccAAGTTTTTAGTGACGCCTCGGGATTCATTTCAAATCTGATATacgtaaatgaactatgtaaccatactaaattcaacattaaggATGCATTGGCgaagtcatattttccatctgaggtcgtttcgaccaaatggTCCCACACCCAAGttctcaatttttcaacttttcgaccaataggtcgaaatgagttcgggtgcGTTGGGACCCCAAAAAAAGGTCTACATAGACTATAATTGATATACTGGAGCTACTGGCACAGTTGAATTTTACATCAGAGATAGTTTTACTGAAGGTTTTAcccgatggccatttggaaccaacataaactttaaaaataggaaattggctctaaaaaccaaacgaactgctcgataatcaaactatcagttctagaaagtcataaatgatttaGGACAGCTATGAAAAAGCTCtaatagtaaaaataagaaaaaatacaaaaaataacctgaagggtcattatactTTGAAGAAGATCTTGGCCAAGCAAGAAGAAATGACTGTTGAAATTAAAAAACCAGCAAGTGGCTCTGAAGCAGCTAAAGCAACAGTAAGAGAAATCAGCTCAAGTATAAAATACCAGGCCTTAAGGTGGTTTGACAAGTAATAATAAACCTCCAAAGCAAGTTATGGCAATCATTTTGAGGAGCGATAAAGAGATTAATGACAGGCatccaaagaaaaataaggaggtagatgcagagtttgTTCTACAATAAATTGCAGGCAATGATATTGATAATTTGGGGAAGTGTGAGTACCCAAAAACAAAGGCTGTTGAGCATGTATAGGAAAGACCATCACCACCATTCCTATAGAGTCTTAAAGAGGCCAAGAAAGATTcttgttttaagaagttctttgacgtgttcagagaacttcacattaatttTCCTCTGTTAAATTTTTTACAGGGAATGCCTAAGTACGTTAAGTTATTAAAGGATGTGgtgaataacaatattaaacTACAAGACATTGAGATGGTGGCTCTTACTGATGAGTGCAACTCTATGCTGATGAAAAAGATACCCAAGAAGCTTAAGGACCCAAAGAGTTTCACCCTCCCAATATAGATTGGTGACAACGAGGTGGTCTATTCCTTGAGTGATTTGGGGGCGAGTATAAATTTGATTCCCCTATTAGTTTTCAATACTCTGGGTTGGGGAAATTTGAGACCATACTCCGTGGTGCTTCAAATAGTAGACAAAATCTAATTCAGGCCTGAAGGAATAATTGAGGAAGTGTTCATAAAGTTTGGTAATTTTATTATCCCTATTatctttattgttttagattatGATATAGATAACAGGCTACCAGTTATTCTGGGATATCCATTATTCGCAATGGGAGGTGCActatagatgtgagagagggaaCTCCAAAGATGAAATtgaatgatgaagaggtggttttcaaaatttataaaccactcaatccaccttcctactataaatatttatgtatgatcaTAGTTATGGAAGTTGACGAGTGTGGGATGGAGTCCAAACTACCAAGGACCTTCTTAGACAATCTCATGGAGTTGCCCAAGCTACCACTAATGCCCAAAAGTGTGAAGTTGAAAGATGCGCCTGAAAAGGACAATGTTAATAATGTTGATGACCTTGAGAGTACACACTCCAGAGGTTAGAAATGAGTGAGAAGATGTCCTCCGAGTAGATGAAAaaggataaagaaaaataattgacaTAGTGATATAGGctgtgccgcgacactaaatcaggtgctgcttAGGAGGCAATTCAAGTTAAATGtaggttttattttcagtattttagttttaacttcatatagtttttgtttttgttgagtcataggttgatgaaaagtctgagtaccagagacttgagctaagaagcatggcaaagacttGTTGTAGGGTCCACCTCACCTTACCAATGATAAAAGATACTACTAGTTAGGCCTCGAGGCCTCatggagtatttctatccttacttTTGAGTTTACTTTGGGGATaatgtagatttttaagtgtggagtgggAAAATTCCCATGGTTTCGGGTGAAGTCCTGCTATAGGATCTTAGCTTTCagttgttttctagtttttgggttaaattttgaaaaatatgaaaaattacaaaaagattttcttttcttttagttagtTTTGTTTGGGCCAGCctagtaggtgcacacttcacccTCCCTGTGGttgttctttttggttcttttctatGGAACCACCCTTTGAAACCTATATCCTTTTCCTTTTTAGGagtatgttttaaatttttgtgatagGAATAAGTAAGTTATTCTTGTTAGTGCTATAgatgattacatgatgcaagcgGGTTTAAATGTAAAAGCATGTTGTTTGTGGTGAATTACTGCTTTAGAGACACCTAGGATTTTGTTTGCGACACTTGTGTATTATTGGCTTAATTCTAAATTCGTGTGATTACTTGATTTAGTGTCTATGATGATACTACTTGAGTTGAGatatgccatatgtgtgtgaggttGTTTgcatattccttgttgcatattgatgtctagaacttgcctagtgtgtatGCAAAGTGAAATCAAGAGTGTGAGTTtcggagatgatataggcatttctgtGGTAGCCATATTTCATATACCATCTCTTTTACCGATTCTTGTGAATAATACTAGTTAGCCCttttgagcctttagcctattctttgaTAGCCTCATATATAGTTTgttccccttctttgattgaccttaaatTGATCCAAACTTTCTAAGCGctttagttaaaaattaatttggttAAGGATAATGAAATAAGTAGGaataaggtgaaagtgaagccctaaAATATTAGTTATTGGTGTTGAAACAATGATAAGTTGTGTGGGGAGTTGtctaatgaaaagaaagaaaagtgtgtAAAAAATCTAGGCAGGTGTGATAGAGCATGCTCCCTACTATGTAtctgtgaatgagcttaatggtTTTGGGGAAAACAAAAGATGTGCGTAGGTAGAAGTGGTGAAAATTGGTTGTTAATAGAGAGATCTTAATGTTCATGTGATGTATtgaagcgcttagggaagatagtcactattcttggccaaaatagttcctacccgataattagcctacattacaatccttaaagacctatttgatcctatgttttaacattctgatattagtggagtactacactaaggtcaagcctatggttcatcttgtgtaacttgtgaattatttgtgagagtgagcataatttgatccTTATACCCATTCTTGTGAGAAATGCATCTATGTGAGTAAATGCGGGTAATTCTCTTGTGGTGAGgaaacatgtttgatgatagttaggtaATTTGGATGACCTCTTtaattgagcaatatgcatgagtttgccaacttgttGATTCaattgaggctaggatgtttcaGAGTAGAGTTCGTGAACTTTTAATTGAATATGACATGCTTGTAGTGTTACTAGCAAcctgtgtagtcattatagtgctAGCTTGAATATTTTGATTGAAGTAGTAGTGTTGAGGTTTCTCTTGGTTTTGATGCTTAAGTGAGGACTTTTTCAAGGATTAACATGGCTTTAAGTGTAGGatgatgatcttaggtggattatgtacctaagtgttgttatctaTGCTTACTTAACTTAGTTCTGATGACATCTCGTGTGCGTAATGATGTAATGTTTGTataaatgagcatataagtatttaGTATGTGTTTTTAGTGTTTAAGGTGCGTTCATAATGATCTGGGAGTCAAAACACCAAGTTAAAGTTCAAACcgaaaactagtactcttagcttgagcaaTGTCCCATTCTAGTTCATCTTGTTGGATTTGATTGAGtcttgagctctaatttgtggtgtttgatgtTATAGTATGCTTCGTGAGTTGATAAAGATGATAAATGGATGATATACAAATTGAAAAACAAGAGGAAAATCCACCACAAAGCTTGAACATGAAGGATAAATGCATTGGACTAAGATTGACGAAATCTAGAATTTTCGGACACATTGGCGTGCCACGCTATCTAGATATCGCGATAAGGGCATGGAACGCCCTTGGTTGAATTTTCGAAAGCCCATTACATTATATAGGTGTGATAACAACGTGCCATGCTACCTAGCCACTGCAATAGGGGCGTGGCGAAATAAAAAACAGCTAATGCTGGCCTACTATAAATTGGACACTCCCACCTTTGTGTAACAaccttggacgaccttgggaCATTGAAATACGCTGGAAAAGGCTTCAATTAGAGGTTTTTATTCTCTTACTCTAGTTTGTTTATggatcataacatgtattcatctattgtgattacgtgtatgtccatgagtggctaaacatgtatgtccatgagtggctaaacacccttttccgGGGTTACGACCAAGAACATGATTgctcttgttatgaattgacttgATTTTGGTTACTTATCATTGTTGATTgtgtatttatcttttttttttttttaactattttaaggattcgcgacccttagaatacatgcttAATCCCATCGTGAGCCCAAAAGGAGGAATGATAGGATAGAAcgtgggatagatagaataggatCGTAATCTCAATTGAATGATGTtatgatttgcatttaggataggaatatacagaccctatttggttcaattacGGGATagaatataaatgcatttaacttagttctcgcatccccgctcaatgatgtagttgtggggctaagttagatggttgattagaggttcggaagaccatagtcataatatTGACCCGGTGaaccaacaacaaagataattaacctaaccaacGAAGTTATATAGCTGATTATGATTATTCATAGTGCCTTAACCCTAGGTTTCTCCACATTGTTGTTCAAGAGCCTTTAATCTGCcgtattgtttactttactttcagtttataACTCTCAAACACTTTTGGTTACTTTAGCACTTGCTTcttgatagttgtttaacacaagtctctatgggatcgatacttggctttgcataaggccactatattacttgggtggaccatgtacacttgcgtgtgcgcttgggcgcaacaGAAACTTCCTTTTTCCATAAGCAGACTAGGCCCTTGGGACAGGAACTGATTAGACCATACAATTACTTTAAGAACTGTTTAGACTATACAATAACTTGAAGAACTGATTAGACCATATGATAACTTTACATTTATGTTACAATATATGCCTTATACTTTGACTTCCAGAGGGAAAATGTTCACAATTTTCTGCCCTTCCCGAACAAACTATGAAGAGACCGTGAGAGTTCCACTAGAGTCATACCAATCGAATGCCATGTAACACCTGCCAGAATGACCTTGAGCCATGAGCTGTTGACAATATCTAATGCGAGCGAACCACCAATATGATCGTTGAGGCTAACAGTCGCTTCTTCTCCAAGTTTTATCCACACTATAATTGCTGCCGCTGTTGCTGTTGTGAATGGCACGCCCTGGAGCCATGGATTGGGTTGCTGTTTCTCCTTAGGTGAGAAAACTTCATCATAGAATTCCGCCGGTGCTTTGGGAGAGGAATCATTCGAGGAAACTTCATCTACCAAACTAGTGTCTGTTGCTTCCGGAAGCGCAAGAGTTGATGGAGACCAATACTCATCATTGCTTCTTTGATTAACTGTTTCTTTTTTAACTTGTTTCATAGCTGCTTCAGCATCTCTGAGCTTTGTAACATCGGGTTCAATTAGACTTCTCCTTACTGGTACCAAAGCTTGTACGGCTTCCGCAGCTCCTCCAATTGGTGATTGCCAGTAGAACCAATTTGACATTGCTCGGATTGCTTGAAATGCTGACATTCGTGCCTCTTTTTGCATGTCTGATGCCTGAAATATAGCAACAGTTGTATGTCAAAACGGAAGTTTCCCACTAAATTGCTTGTTTGTATCAAAAGAACAATTGTGCTCATAACAAGTTTTTGCCTTAGGATTGGTTTTGGAAGCTTTGTTCACGGAATCTTGATATCTGCTCTGGAATTTGTCTAGATCATCAAATATATTGGAGGTGCGAGCACCTACTGTATTGCCAGCACCAATTCTAACATTGCCCCGTAGCTTCTTGGACATTAGGAATTCAAGTGCAGCCAAATTTGACCTCTCAACAACTCTATGAAAATTTCATGTGTCAGAAAGCAAGAAGAACAAGTGTCAAGTAAAGAGATTATCAAACAACAGTTATGTTACAAGTCTTACGAGATGCAATCAACTGGACATGCATCTATAGCTTCTTGAATTTTGGCTTCTGTATCAGCCCATTGAGCAACAACTCTGGCTCTTCCATACATGCATTCAACAGCAAATGTCTTTTCAGCCAACAATGCACATTTTAAGCAGCCGACACACTTTACTTCGTCAACAAACACAGCTCTTTTTTCATTCTCTTCACCACACCATGCCGAATACAAAGGTTTTCCTGTGTACCCCCTTAAATCTGCTATTTTTGTCAGTTCCTGCATCATATTTTCCACCAAAAGGAGCAACAAATCAACTGATTTTGATCTTCTAACAGCTTAAGCTCACTTCTTAAAGATCAAGCTTTAGGGTAATACAAGTTAGAAACGGAGAGGTGAGAGAAAGAGTAGAACTTTTTTTTATTGCACTTCTAAATAAGATATAGTCTACCAAAGAAGTATCAAGGTGGATTCCACTGTGAATCTAGGATTTAAAGTCAGTAGGTTCAAAATCAATTTGATCTTATTATATTTCTGATCTTATTATATGCATACATTTTAAAAGTCCTTACTTATTTACGCATAATTCAATCAAAAGAAATAGATGACAAAAAAAGATCAAATGTGACTGTTATTGGTCTTCTATGAGCTTCCCAATACCGAATTACCAGAATCAAACTTTAGAAATGCCGAATCAGATATCAAATGTCCACTATTAATAAATTGTTTACCATATATATGGTCAACTTTAACGAGTGATCATATGTTTTGCATGATCTGTGAGGCCAAATTCATAATGTTAGGGCTTGAGAGTGGAGATCTAATCTCTATatgtaatttttctaaaagctaaTTCGTCAAATGTTGgaacatattttttcaaaatgttTCTTTCATTACGTCATTATCGAATTATCGAATCGTCGTATGAAGTTTTATTACCGTACCAAAATTTGATTTGTTGaactaaatttaaaaagtttgatatttgatattaCTTTCAATTACCGATTACTAAACTTAAActttaaaaatactgaatcaagcACCGAATATTCACCCTTAAACAcgtattttatatttatccagTAGCCTACAAGTTGCCCTTTTATGTTTCCCCTTCCTGGACGCTAGTAAAAAAGAGCAATACAAAGTGCTGTACTAGAAGTTTACTTGTTATTTTAATaagttaaatatatttttgattaattgatGCTAGCTATTTCGTTGTCCATATCTTGCATTAATTGGGTCTTCCAGAAATTTTCGACAGCTTTGAGACCCATATTGTTATGGGTTAAAAATAGACTGAAATTCAATTTACAACATAAGTGATCTAATATATTAAGTATGAACTATATGAGCTGAAATTGTCGGCTCTACCTAGCCAATGCATTCAATTGACCCGAAATATAACTGATCCAAGAACAGTGATTAATGTAAGGTGCTCCATGAAACAACTATGGACTAACCTTATCATAAGCCATCCGTGCAATAGGATCAGAAAGAAGAGCATAAACTTCATTGAGTATAATAGCCATGTCATGGCCGGATGGTCCGGCGATATCTGGGTGGCATCGCTTCTGAAGCATCCTATAGGCCAG comes from Capsicum annuum cultivar UCD-10X-F1 chromosome 2, UCD10Xv1.1, whole genome shotgun sequence and encodes:
- the LOC107858457 gene encoding chaperone protein dnaJ C76, chloroplastic, which codes for MHSSTLPIQTIPTKSINKLPNPRAPLANSWKSHNKNTYNNSLICSAHTSSITDFDLYDLLGVESSSNQAQIKLAYRMLQKRCHPDIAGPSGHDMAIILNEVYALLSDPIARMAYDKELTKIADLRGYTGKPLYSAWCGEENEKRAVFVDEVKCVGCLKCALLAEKTFAVECMYGRARVVAQWADTEAKIQEAIDACPVDCISVVERSNLAALEFLMSKKLRGNVRIGAGNTVGARTSNIFDDLDKFQSRYQDSVNKASKTNPKASDMQKEARMSAFQAIRAMSNWFYWQSPIGGAAEAVQALVPVRRSLIEPDVTKLRDAEAAMKQVKKETVNQRSNDEYWSPSTLALPEATDTSLVDEVSSNDSSPKAPAEFYDEVFSPKEKQQPNPWLQGVPFTTATAAAIIVWIKLGEEATVSLNDHIGGSLALDIVNSSWLKVILAGVTWHSIGMTLVELSRSLHSLFGKGRKL